The bacterium genome segment TCGGGCGATCCGGGCAAATTGTTCTTTTTCCAGAATTCCAGAAAAGATTTTTCCTTCACTGATATTTCATCCTTATACTGAAGATCTATCGCAGGACACACCGTGCACCGCTCATGATGATAGGTTTTGCAAAAATCTTTTTTTTGAACAACCCGCTGAAAGGCAGAAGATCGGATGGCGCGGCGAAATATAGTTGCAAAAGAGGTCATAGTTCAATTAAATGTGGGAGTAGTGTGGATGTCTTATTGAAATTCCAAATTACCATTCTCCAAAATTCAAACAAATCACAAATTCCAATCACCAAACAAGGCTAAATGATCTGAATTTGATAATTGCACTTTATTTGGAATTTGTTATTTGAGTTTTGATATTTATTGTATTGCACACAAGAAACAAAAATTCGTCCTCTATTACCTATTCCCATTCGATCGTTGCCGGAGGCTTTGAACTGATATCATAGGTTACACGGTTAATGCCGCGCACTTCATTAATGATGCGATTGGAAATCTTAGCGAGAAGTTCATACGGCACATGCGCCCAGTCCGCTGTCATGCCGTCCTGGCTTGTTACGGCCCGCAGAGCAACGGCATTCTGATAGGTGCGTTCATCGCCCATCACGCCGACGGACTTTACAGGTAACAGAACCGTGAATGCCTGCCAGATATTTTTATATTCTCCGGATAATTTCAGTTCCTCAATAAACACCGCATCGGCCTCCCGCAAAAGATCGCATCGTTCTTTTGTCACTTCACCTAATATTCTAACGGCCAGTCCGGGTCCAGGAAACGGGTGACGCATAAGCAGGTCGTCCGATAATTTCAATTCGCGCCCAACGGAACGCACCTCATCTTTGAATAATTCACGCAAAGGCTCGATAAGTTGCAGCCGCATTTTTTCAGGAAGTCCGCCGACATTGTGATGTGTTTTAATAGTAGCGGAAGGGCCTTTGACCGACACGCTTTCAATGACATCGGGATACAACGTCCCTTGCGCAAGAAAATCAATATGACCGGCCGTTTTTCTCAGTTTTTCTACTTCTGTCTCAAATACGTCGATAAAAGTTGCGCCGATAATTTTTCTTTTTTTCTCAGGGTCATCAATACCTTGCAAACGGGAAAGGAACAATTCCGATGCATCCGCTACGATCAAATGATTCTTGAAAAATTTCTTAAATGTTGATTCAACCTGCTCGCGCTCGTTCTTTCTAAGAAGCCCGTTGTCGACAAAAATCGCCGTAAATTGCTCCGGAATGGCCTCGTGCAGAATCATCGCCGCGACCGACGAATCCACACCTCCGGACAACGCGCAGATCACATATCCGTCGCCAACCTTCTCCCGAATATTTTTGATCGAGTCTTTGACGAAAGACGAGGAAGTCCATGTACCGGTACAACCGCAGATGGTCATGATAAAATTTTTGAGCAGGTTTTTCCCGAGCGGAGTATGCGCAACTTCCGGGTGAAATTGTACGCCCCAGAATTTCTTCTCCAGTCTACGCATAGCCGTGATCGGCGCATTATCAGTTCCCGCAAGGGTTTCAAAACCGGCGGGAATTTTTTCAAGCCGGTCCCCGTGACTCTGCCACACCGTAGTTGAAAGCGGAAAGCCGTTAAAAAGATCATCGTGATTTGAAATGCGAATCTCCGCGCGTCCGTATTCTCGATACGCCGCCTTATCGACCGCTCCCCCTAAATAATGCGCCATGACCTGCATGCCGTAACAAATTCCCAAGACAGGCCGGCCAAGTTCGAATATAGCGCGATCCGGCAAAGGAGCTTTCTCGTCATACACGCTGGAAGGACCGCCGGAAAGAATGATTCCGAAAGGTTTTAATGATCTGATCTTTTCGACGGACGTGTTGAACGGATGTATTTCACAATAGACATTCAGTTCCCGGATCCTCCGCGCAATAAGCTGGGTGAATTGTGAACCAAAATCGAGAATGATGATCGTTTCAGAGTGCTGCACGGTTTAAAACCTCAATGGATAGAATACAGAATTTGCTATTTTATTTTTTGATATAGCGTCCATGCTTTTTCAAAATCTTTTAACAAAAAACTTTTTTTCGCCTCTCCCAACAACGGATTTTTGTTTCTTAAATCTTCGATTGACGCCCAGCAAAACTCAGAATGCTCGCTCGACAATTTCACTTCCTCTGAATCCGTTTCGGCTAAGTAATCAATGGAAACGAGTATTCGGCCGTCATACTCGCCGTGCCAGATATCTGCTGGGGAAAAAATTCTAATGTTTAATCCCGTTTCCTCTTTGACTTCCCGAAGAATGCCCTTGTTGGGATCTTCATCGGGTTTTAACCGCCCTCCCGGCGGGCCCCACACTCTGGGCTCATTATTCCTTTTGAGCAGGAGAAATTTATTATCGTGGAATACATAAGCAATAACGGCTAAACGGTGGGTATAAGACATACGGGTAAATTGCAAATGATTAAGAACTATCGTTTCTTCTTTTTCAGGGCAAGATATTTTTTTCTACCTAGCCGAATAGCCGCGTCCGCAAATGCCGTGGGTTCCCATCCGAAACTTTTAACTTCTTTTCCTTCAAGATGTTTATAGGTAGAGAAAAAATGCTCGATTTCAACCAGCAAATGGTGCGGCAGCTGTTCTACGCGGGAAACATCTTTGTAATGCTCATCTCCGATCGCCACGGAAATGATTTTATCGTCCGGCCCCTTATCGTCCCGCATGCGCAAAACGCCTAATGGCCGAACTTCCACGAGAATACCAATCGCTAACGGCTGGCTGTTTAACACCAGAATATCAACCGGGTCCCCGTCGTCGTAATGCGTGCCGGGAATAAATCCGTAGGCCGTCGGGTAGTGAACAGCCGAATACAGAACCCTGTCCAGCTTAAAAATCTCCAGATCAGCATCGTATTCATATTTGTTTCGGCTTCCTTCCGGGATTTCTATGATCGCATTGACGACTTTTGGAAAGCGCGCCCCAATTGGAAAGTCTTTCAGATTCATTTCGTTCCTTAAATTTGTGGCGGCAATATGTCAAAAAAAGGTATAAGATACAAAGAAAAGATTACCTAAGATAATTTTTTCAGAGACCGATTGGCCGCAACCAGAATGGGATCCCACACAGGGGAAAACGGCGGTGAATATAAAAGATCCAGGCGTGAAATGTCGCTGACGGTCATTTGATTTTGAATGGCCACAGATAAAATATTAGCCCGCGACGCAGCGCCTTCTTCTGCGATCAGATCGGCACCGATCAGCCGTTTAGTGAGTTTATCTATAATGAACTTGATGAATATGGGCTTGGTGCCGGGATACGATTTGGATCGCGAATAAGCCACTACCGATTCAGCCACAACTCGAAATCCAAGTAATTCAGCTTCAGCTGACCGCAAACCAACGCCGGCAGCTTCCAGATCAAATATTTTTACGGCCGCAGTCCGTACTACGCCATAAAACTCTGACATTTCACCCGCTATGTTCTCACCGGCTATCCGTCCCATCTTATTCGCTATATTGCCAAGCGGAAGATAGATTGGTTTATTGGATATTATGTTCCTGATTTCTGTACAAGCCCCCGCCGCATAAATATTATCCACGTTCGTCCTCATATGCGAATCAACCACAATTCCACCTGAAACGCCGCATCGTACACGGGCATTTTTGGCGATAGTCGTGTTAGGTTCAAATCCCAACGCTAATAAAATCAGATCTGCTTCGAACGCCGCGTTGGTTGTCACAACTTT includes the following:
- the guaA gene encoding glutamine-hydrolyzing GMP synthase, with the translated sequence MQHSETIIILDFGSQFTQLIARRIRELNVYCEIHPFNTSVEKIRSLKPFGIILSGGPSSVYDEKAPLPDRAIFELGRPVLGICYGMQVMAHYLGGAVDKAAYREYGRAEIRISNHDDLFNGFPLSTTVWQSHGDRLEKIPAGFETLAGTDNAPITAMRRLEKKFWGVQFHPEVAHTPLGKNLLKNFIMTICGCTGTWTSSSFVKDSIKNIREKVGDGYVICALSGGVDSSVAAMILHEAIPEQFTAIFVDNGLLRKNEREQVESTFKKFFKNHLIVADASELFLSRLQGIDDPEKKRKIIGATFIDVFETEVEKLRKTAGHIDFLAQGTLYPDVIESVSVKGPSATIKTHHNVGGLPEKMRLQLIEPLRELFKDEVRSVGRELKLSDDLLMRHPFPGPGLAVRILGEVTKERCDLLREADAVFIEELKLSGEYKNIWQAFTVLLPVKSVGVMGDERTYQNAVALRAVTSQDGMTADWAHVPYELLAKISNRIINEVRGINRVTYDISSKPPATIEWE
- a CDS encoding NUDIX domain-containing protein, encoding MSYTHRLAVIAYVFHDNKFLLLKRNNEPRVWGPPGGRLKPDEDPNKGILREVKEETGLNIRIFSPADIWHGEYDGRILVSIDYLAETDSEEVKLSSEHSEFCWASIEDLRNKNPLLGEAKKSFLLKDFEKAWTLYQKIK
- a CDS encoding inorganic diphosphatase, yielding MNLKDFPIGARFPKVVNAIIEIPEGSRNKYEYDADLEIFKLDRVLYSAVHYPTAYGFIPGTHYDDGDPVDILVLNSQPLAIGILVEVRPLGVLRMRDDKGPDDKIISVAIGDEHYKDVSRVEQLPHHLLVEIEHFFSTYKHLEGKEVKSFGWEPTAFADAAIRLGRKKYLALKKKKR